A single region of the Drosophila miranda strain MSH22 chromosome 2, D.miranda_PacBio2.1, whole genome shotgun sequence genome encodes:
- the LOC108155148 gene encoding mitotic spindle assembly checkpoint protein MAD2B, with the protein MQSEYADDIHLEALEVILNHILYVRGIYPAQIFKKRRIYNTPIFVSIYPPLNTYLAGVLRSARELLCRRELKCFEILLYHSENKPIESYMLQIEQLEPEAARQPAQDPHLIEYEQQLRAALYKLSERLKPLPRLPGNCQFKVHLHTTQTAFVEFSHEAQYQEFPWLQAETPQQMEARSGTVSLLPLVAVDNVGLKMQARIFG; encoded by the coding sequence ATGCAGTCAGAATATGCAGACGATATACATCTGGAGGCCCTTGAGGTGATTCTGAATCACATTCTGTACGTGCGCGGCATATATCCGGCACAAATCTTCAAGAAGCGACGCATTTACAACACCCCGATCTTCGTATCGATCTATCCCCCGCTAAATACATACCTTGCCGGCGTTCTGCGATCAGCCCGGGAGCTACTTTGCCGGCGAGAGCTAAAGTGCTTTGAGATCCTTCTGTATCACAGCGAGAACAAGCCAATTGAAAGTTATATGCTACAGATAGAACAATTGGAGCCTGAGGCAGCGAGGCAGCCAGCGCAGGATCCGCACCTGATCGAGTACGAGCAACAGCTGCGCGCCGCTCTGTACAAGCTTTCCGAACGCCTCAAGCCGTTGCCAAGGCTGCCTGGCAACTGCCAGTTCAAGGTGCATCTGCACACCACACAGACGGCCTTTGTCGAATTTAGCCACGAGGCACAGTACCAGGAGTTTCCCTGGCTGCAGGCCGAGACTCCTCAGCAAATGGAAGCGCGATCGGGCACGGTCTCCCTGCTGCCGCTGGTCGCAGTCGACAACGTGGGATTGAAAATGCAGGCGCGCATCTTTGGTTGA
- the LOC108155087 gene encoding serine/threonine-protein kinase MPS1, with protein sequence MTTPVPRRIKDLLALGIDSDTDDDYNTPLKPHRSNIAAAKNPRPAAAASAFGQRSGIGINNAGNKENIPLHNRAAGEVLPRRVSEMAMMDSDSDEEDDNKNDHNLNCAILNDSFVLSPTHELSVSGGPAPSTGAALKQSDSNLSFLGRFGNMGINCSSSTTAPNQNSPAVAPEPQAIEKLQTISERRKLFDDETPLRNVSSIVAKSHAKPEVDFITPLVRVRGSTQAPKSRSAVSNEFRSQKVLFQTPMTVGRGAPFPCESFSLCDTISESPDIPPAKPEPQPKAEHINGKSKKSLDNAFHEAENEMLPPKIEPVKPKEVVSVPKPEPLPPSTSTKSSNNIIKIKDHEYAIGQKLGCGGSSSVYLARRPDSGGEFALKVVDLQADPTAVQGYLNETKLLEKLQGNVCVVALYDYQLLREESKLYVVMEKGDSDLNKILQSYTTNLPAYSLMSILYQMLQAVNYIHLHGVIHSDLKPANFLMVNGRLKLIDFGIASNISVDSTSIIKFSQAGTFNYISPEALTDISTGNSPMRGANQPKIKISTKSDVWSLGCILYLLLYQKTPFGHIRNICAKMNAIANPGTNIEYPEIPFYYPAMLVHMVKNCLQLNPKNRPSCTQLLQYPFHMVIPLQNLQIGSKASTNQPTNK encoded by the exons ATGACTACCCCTGTGCCGCGCCGCATTAAGGACTTGCTAGCGCTTGGTATTGACTCGGACACGGACGATGACTACAATACGCCTCTCAAGCCGCACCGATCGAATATCGCAGCCGCAAAAAACCCACGgccagcggcggcggcatctGCATTCGGTCAGAGATCAGGCATCGGCATCAATAATGCTGGCAATAAGGAAAACATTCCACTTCACAATAGGGCAGCCGGTGAAGTGCT GCCACGGCGCGTCTCTGAAATGGCCATGATGGACTCGGACAGCGATGAGGAGGATGATAACAAAAACGACCACAATCTCAACTGCGCCATTCTCAATGATTCCTTTGTGTTGAGTCCCACGCACGAGTTGTCGGTTAGCGGTGGTCCAGCTCCCTCCACGGGGGCCGCACTCAAGCAATCTGATTCGAATTTGTCATTCCTGGGACGCTTCGGCAACATGGGCatcaactgcagcagcagcaccactgCCCCCAATCAGAACTCCCCGGCGGTTGCGCCAGAACCGCAGGCCATCGAAAAGCTCCAAACAATCTCAGAGCGACGTAAACTATTTGATGACGAGACTCCCCTGCGCAATGTATCCTCGATTGTGGCCAAGTCTCATGCGAAGCCCGAAGTGGACTTCATAACGCCACTGGTGCGAGTACGCGGCTCCACTCAGGCACCTAAATCCCGCAGTGCGGTATCCAATGAGTTTCGCTCGCAGAAGGTTCTCTTCCAGACGCCAATGACCGTCGGCCGTGGCGCTCCCTTTCCCTGCGAAAGCTTCTCCCTGTGCGACACCATCAGCGAGAGTCCCGACATTCCCCCGGCAAAGCCAGAGCCGCAGCCCAAGGCAGAGCACATCAATGGAAAGTCAAAGAAGTCTTTAGACAATGCTTTCCATGAGGCAGAAAATGAAATGTTGCCGCCAAAAATTGAGCCAGTGAAACCCAAAGAAGTTGTGTCGGTGCCCAAACCAGAGCCATTGCCGCCCTCCACCTCCACCAAATCATCGAACAACATAATAAAGATTAAGGATCATGAGTACGCGATAGGCCAGAAGTTGGGCTGTGGCGGCTCCAGTTCCGTTTACCTGGCCCGTCGTCCGGACTCTGGTGGGGAGTTTGCCTTGAAGGTAGTGGACCTGCAGGCCGATCCGACGGCGGTGCAAGGCTATTTGAATGAAACCAAGCTGCTGGAGAAGCTGCAGGGCAACGTATGCGTTGTGGCTTTGTACGATTA TCAACTTCTGCGCGAGGAGTCCAAGCTGTATGTAGTGATGGAGAAGGGTGACTCCGACTTGAACAAGATCCTCCAAAGCTACACCACAAATCTGCCCGCCTACAGCCTGATGAGCATTCTGTACCAGATGCTGCAGGCTGTCAACTATATCCATTTGCACGGTGTCATACACTCGGACCTGAAGCCGGCCAACTTTCTGATGGTCAATGGCCGTCTGAAGCTGATTGACTTTGGAATTGCCAGCAACATTTCGGTGGACTCCACCAGCATCATAAAGTTCTCCCAGGCGGGCACCTTTAACTACATCAGTCCTGAGGCGCTCACGGATATCTCGACGGGCAACAGTCCCATGCGCGGTGCTAATCAGCCCAAGATAAAGATCTCCACCAAGTCGGATGTATGGTCCCTGGGCTGCATACTGTATCTGCTGCTGTACCAAAAGACGCCCTTTGGTCATATACGCAATATTTGTGCTAAGATGAATGCCATTGCCAATCCGGGGACAAACATTGAGTATCCAGAGATACCTTTCTACTATCCAGCCATGCTGGTTCAT ATGGTCAAAAATTGCCTGCAACTAAATCCCAAGAACCGGCCATCGTGCACCCAACTGCTGCAGTATCCCTTCCACATGGTCATTCCCCTGCAGAATCTACAGATTGGCAGCAAAGCCAGCACCAACCAGCCAACAAATAAGTAG
- the LOC108155147 gene encoding splicing factor 3A subunit 3, translating to METLLEQQRRYHEERERLVKLMVDEHATKKPGEKERIHSEHRLKYLMELHHNATTQLRDLYEDKDNERKQEIAALSGPNEFNEFYARLKQIKLFYKSHPAEVSVPLSVEFDDMIKIYSNPDDMSALVEFTDEEGGGRYLDLNECYEIYLNLRAVEKLDYIAYLMSFDHVFDIPRERKNREYRKYIETLNEYLHNFILRIQPLLDLEGELVKVELDFQRQWLQGSFPGWSLKETESALANTGAHLDLSAFSSWEELASLGLDRLKSALVALGLKCGGTLEERAQRLFSTKGKSTLDPALMAKKPSAKSANAQTKEHERSKDIAQLEALLYKYAELLSEQRAATKENVQRKQARTGGERDDSDVEASESDNDDDPDADDVPYNPKNLPLGWDGKPIPYWLYKLHGLNISYNCEICGNFTYKGPKAFQRHFAEWRHAHGMRCLGIPNTAHFANVTQIEDAITLWEKLKSQKQSERWIADQEEEYEDSLGNVVNRKTFEDLKRQGLL from the coding sequence ATGGAGACGCTCCTAGAGCAGCAGCGCCGGTACCATGAAGAACGCGAGCGCCTCGTCAAGTTGATGGTGGACGAGCACGCAACCAAAAAGCCGGGAGAAAAGGAGCGCATTCATTCGGAGCACAGGCTGAAATATCTGATGGAACTGCATCATAATGCCACCACACAATTGCGAGACTTGTACGAAGACAAGGACAATGAGAGGAAGCAGGAGATTGCGGCCCTATCGGGCCCCAACGAATTCAACGAGTTCTATGCCCGCCTGAAGCAGATCAAGCTGTTCTACAAATCGCATCCGGCCGAAGTGAGTGTCCCGCTGTCCGTGGAGTTTGACGACATGATCAAGATATACAGCAATCCCGATGATATGAGCGCCCTCGTTGAGTTTACCGACGAGGAAGGCGGCGGCCGGTATTTGGATCTGAACGAGTGCTATGAGATCTACCTGAATCTGCGGGCTGTCGAAAAGCTGGACTACATTGCGTACTTAATGTCGTTCGATCATGTGTTTGATATTCCTCGCGAACGGAAGAACCGCGAGTACCGAAAGTACATTGAAACACTAAACGAATACCTGCACAACTTCATTCTACGGATACAGCCCCTGCTGGATCTGGAGGGGGAGCTGGTCAAGGTGGAGCTCGATTTCCAGCGTCAGTGGCTGCAAGGTTCTTTTCCGGGATGGTCGCTCAAAGAGACCGAGTCGGCGCTGGCCAATACGGGAGCTCACCTGGATCTCTCAGCGTTCTCGAGCTGGGAGGAACTGGCCTCCTTGGGTCTGGATCGTCTGAAGTCCGCCCTGGTTGCCCTGGGACTTAAGTGTGGCGGCACTCTGGAAGAGCGTGCCCAACGCTTGTTTTCCACCAAGGGCAAGAGCACACTGGACCCCGCTCTGATGGCCAAGAAGCCAAGCGCCAAAAGTGCCAATGCGCAGACGAAGGAGCACGAGCGCAGCAAAGACATCGCCCAATTGGAAGCGCTGCTCTATAAATACGCCGAACTGCTATCCGAGCAGCGGGCGGCGACCAAGGAGAATGTTCAGCGGAAGCAGGCGCGCACGGGCGGCGAGCGCGACGACAGCGATGTGGAGGCCAGCGAGTCGGACAACGACGACGATCCCGATGCCGATGATGTGCCGTACAACCCCAAAAACTTACCCCTCGGCTGGGACGGCAAGCCCATACCCTACTGGCTTTACAAGCTGCATGGCCTGAACATCAGTTACAACTGCGAGATCTGTGGCAACTTCACCTACAAAGGACCCAAGGCATTTCAGCGGCACTTTGCCGAATGGCGACATGCGCACGGCATGCGGTGTCTGGGTATACCCAATACGGCGCATTTCGCGAATGTGACCCAGATTGAGGACGCCATCACGTTGTGGGAGAAACTGAAGTCGCAAAAGCAGAGCGAACGCTGGATAGCCGACCAGGAGGAGGAGTACGAGGACTCCCTGGGCAATGTGGTCAATCGCAAGACATTTGAGGACTTGAAGCGTCAAGGATTGCTCTAG
- the LOC108155089 gene encoding transmembrane protein 192, with translation MDNESTGAAVPAGVIPPHIHDTDQLLDPVLFSNDNRNFKLKTVPAFSIHLLISSVISCVGIGLAALWPAERRCDAYFIMLYLRATFWVITYLFDHFVKIQHQKLRMSGYHDFHRETSMQKGIPLQVVSLWNSMLLAVQAMIHHYYGVSFWEHCAAGWLSPISYVTAFSVAENVVLAVFHGCYIDKVRKFNKANLAPDVLRGTDQVGGSLGLMQPGGDTAELLEKQADLIAYLRDHTHRLNLSMHKMQTNVRPVRTPQIP, from the exons ATGGATAACGAATCAACAGGCGCCGCCGTCCCGGCGGGCGTTATACCCCCACACATCCACGACACGGACCAACTGTTGGATCCCGTTCTCTTTTCGAACGACAATCGAAACTTCAAGCTGAAAACCGTGCCCGCATTTAG CATACACTTGCTTATCTCGTCGGTGATTTCGTGTGTGGGCATTGGACTGGCGGCCCTTTGGCCAGCGGAACGACGATGCGACGCCTACTTTATAATGCTCTACTTGCGTGCAACCTTCTGGGTCATTACATAT CTCTTCGACCACTTTGTGAAAATTCAACATCAAAAGCTACGGATGAGCGGCTACCATGATTTCCATCGGGAGACAAGCATGCAGAAGGGCATTCCCCTGCAAGTGGTGTCTCTCTGGAACTCAATGCTGCTTGCTGTCCAGGCCATGATCCATCATTATTATGGAGTGAGCTTCTGGGAGCACTGTGCCGCCGGCTGGCTGTCGCCCATCAGCTATGTGACTGCGTTCAGTGTTGCCGAGAATGTGGTGTTGGCCGTCTTCCATGGCTGCTATATTG ACAAGGTGAgaaaatttaataaggccAATCTGGCCCCAGATGTCCTGCGAGGCACTGATCAAGTCGGCGGCTCTTTGGGACTGATGCAGCCCGGCGGCGACACAGCCGAACTGCTGGAGAAGCAAGCGGATCTCATTGCCTATCTGCGGGATCATACGCACAGGCTCAACCTAAGTATGCACAAAATGCAGACGAATGTGCGGCCCGTGCGCACGccacagattccttaa
- the LOC108155086 gene encoding putative mediator of RNA polymerase II transcription subunit 12 isoform X1 has product MDFHILIVIGCVISASLLSFLFINKIFRRKTFEEVVAEKRALSANLYKAGGGAATSKKPKKKELKREKKQRQREQQRDASHDPEEDYSDGQSEEQASVEEEPGLSKQHVEFEPDAEIMHDQRRSSNAAEKENVPVGKKGKKEKRNAGKGGGAAAAAAASVAGILVNKNEPVAVKPATVEETPTLNNFEVRAPKDVVELKKQEQKERKEDNNNKQQAQKKNAAGSVAKKEKPVTGGVPSTADQEAPSVPKQILKQQQQQQNGSPKTQNNQVNNKTKQQQQQHQHQQKKQQKETLTAKELAQALEKLAEHQNQTIGVSALMNVFSRAELNRSEIQILIDYLLNKQQDMPASHAEWSDDICQKLKRQLEEKEKLLAEEQEASIGIQAKLRELRQEVNTERAQMHGRIQAYNDKLQAKEQELSAVNQELSSLNDKLTLERQQFQTLLREKQASSQDLVPQLQRLQQDLAHKEKCLADMTAFVSAETQQKNELIQQQAQQLLALEQQRDELEVRQNNSIYELEERKHVDAENGELKVELRNLHNALELVKTDLAQAQSELKHVRGGELQELRQQAATLEANNQTLNQQLSQATSSAVQATAAQSEQAQFQSDALAKKQQELSALQAQYGSLTEAQDKQQQHSSSLQSQVQELQQRAEQLVAREKQLLQELQEQREKNNDVRMKNWKLIEALQNAEATATATAKTKTNTKQSLGQQQKDLQQQQKDLQQQKQDLQLQQQQQQQQKSVAAANGGNSSAKSEQQRIRDLYQRLYPEAVKAQAASALQASFDQWLEQVLATHIKQQQLELERKAAQNSSNKSTQSNNSSSSSNHNSSSTSSIPNNICSNNSSSNSKSSSSAASTAEQQQQQLELHKQNLQLRETNDKLTQLVTKTTNTLMDLEERAREQDEHWRGIVNQKEQLITKLQQHASNGEQDI; this is encoded by the exons ATGGATTTCCACATACTGATCGTCATTGGTTGTGTGATCAGCGCCTCCCTGCTCTCCTTCCTGTTCATCAACAAGATCTTCAGGCGCAAGACCTTCGAGGAGGTCGTGGCCGAGAAGCGCGCGTTGAGCGCCAATCTGTACAAGGCCGGCGGAGGAGCAGCGACCAGCAAGAAGCCCAAGAAGAAGGAACTGAAGCGTGAGAAGAAGCAGCGCCAAAGGGAACAGCAGCGGGATGCCAGCCATGATCCCGAGGAGGATTACTCCGATGGCCAGTCCGAGGAGCAGGCTTCGGTCGAGGAGGAGCCCGGCCTGTCCAAGCAGCATGTGGAATTTGAGCCCGATGCAGAGATCATGCACGACCAGCGTAGGTCAAGCAATGCGGCCGAAAAGGAGAACGTCCCTGTAGGAAAGAAGGGCAAGAAGGAAAAGCGGAATGCTGGCAAGggtggaggagcagcagcagcagccgccgcaTCTGTGGCTGGCATTTTGGTCAACAAAAACGAGCCGGTGGCCGTCAAGCCCGCTACCGTCGAGGAGACTCCTACTTTGAATAATTTTGAGGTACGGGCTCCCAAGGACGTGGTCGAGCTAAAGAAGCAGGAGCAAAAGGAACGCAAagaggacaacaacaacaagcagcAGGCCCAGAAGAAGAACGCAGCCGGCAGTGTGGCCAAAAAGGAGAAGCCAGTCACTGGAGGAGTGCCCTCCACTGCTGACCAGGAGGCACCGTCCGTACCCAAACAGATACtgaagcaacagcagcaacagcagaacgGCTCGCCCAAGACCCAAAACAACCAAGTGAACAACAAGaccaaacagcaacagcagcagcaccagcaccagcagaagaagcagcagaaggagACGCTGACAGCCAAGGAACTGGCCCAGGCTTTGGAAAAACTGGCCGAGCATCAGAACCAAACGATTGGTGTCTCAGCCCTCATGAATGTTTTCTCCCGGGCCGAGCTGAATCGCTCCGAGATCCAGATTTTGATCGATTATCTGCTGAACAAGCAGCAGGATATGCCCGCCTCCCATGCCGAGTGGTCGGATGATATTTGCCAGAAATTGAAGCGCCAGctggaggagaaggagaagctaCTGGCCGAAGAGCAGGAGGCCTCCATTGGCATCCAGGCCAAGCTGCGCGAACTGCGCCAAGAGGTCAACACGGAGCGCGCCCAAATGCATGGTCGCATTCAGGCCTACAACGATAAGCTCCAGGccaaggagcaggagctgtCCGCCGTCAATCAGGAGTTGTCCAGTCTCAACGACAAGCTGACCCTCGAACGCCAACAATTCCAG ACCCTGCTGAGGGAAAAGCAGGCTAGTTCGCAGGATCTAGTGCCGCAGTTGCAGCGCCTGCAACAGGATCTGGCACACAAGGAGAAGTGCCTGGCCGACATGACCGCCTTCGTGAGCGCCGAGACGCAGCAGAAGAACGAGCTGATTCAGCAGCAGGCACAGCAACTGCTCGCCCTCGAGCAGCAGCGCGACGAGCTGGAGGTGCGCCAGAACAACAGTATCTACGAGCTGGAGGAGCGCAAGCACGTGGACGCGGAGAACGGCGAGCTGAAGGTGGAGCTGCGCAATCTCCACAATGCGTTGGAGTTGGTCAAAACCGATCTAGCGCAGGCCCAGTCGGAACTGAAGCACGTCCGGGGCGGAGAGCTGCAGGAGCTGCGCCAGCAGGCGGCCACTTTGGAGGCCAACAACCAGACACTCAACCAGCAGCTCAGCCAAGCCACAAGCAGCGCCGTACAGGCGACGGCCGCTCAGTCGGAGCAGGCCCAGTTCCAGTCCGATGCTTTGGCCAAGAAGCAGCAGGAGCTGAGTGCGCTGCAGGCCCAGTACGGATCGCTGACCGAGGCCCAggacaagcagcagcagcactccAGCAGCCTGCAATCGCAGGTGCAGGAGCTGCAACAACGCGCAGAGCAGCTGGTGGCAAGGGAAAAACAGCTGCTGCAGGAGTTGCAGGAACAGCGCGAGAAGAATAAT GACGTGCGTATGAAAAATTGGAAGTTGATTGAAGCGTTGCAAAATGCCGAAGCAACAGCAACCGCCACGGCAAAGACGAAAACAAATACAAAGCAATCCTTAGGC cagcaacagaaagatctgcaacagcaacagaaggATCtgcaacagcaaaagcaagatctgcagctgcaacagcaacagcaacaacagcaaaagtCCGTGGCGGCTGCCAATGGGGGAAACTCCTCCGCAAAGAGCGAACAGCAACGCATACGCGATCTTTACCAGCGTCTCTACCCTGAAGCGGTGAAAGCGCAGGCGGCCAGCGCACTGCAGGCTTCCTTTGATCAGTGGCTGGAGCAGGTCCTGGCCACACAcatcaagcagcagcagctggagctggagaggAAGGCGGCTCAAAATAGTAGTAATAAGTCCACACAATCAAACAATagtagcagtagcagcaaCCACAATAgtagcagcaccagcagcatcCCCAACAATATTTGTAGCAATAATAGTAGTTCGAATAGCaaatcctcctcctccgccgccTCCACTGCtgaacagcagcaacagcagctggaGCTGCACAAACAGAACCTGCAGCTGCGGGAAACGAACGACAAGCTGACGCAGCTGGTCACCAAAACG ACCAACACGCTGATGGACTTGGAGGAGCGTGCACGGGAGCAGGACGAGCATTGGCGTGGCATTGTTAACCAGAAGGAGCAGCTGATCACCAAGCTGCAACAGCATGCCTCAAATGGGGAGCAG GACATTTAA
- the LOC108155086 gene encoding putative mediator of RNA polymerase II transcription subunit 26 isoform X2: MDFHILIVIGCVISASLLSFLFINKIFRRKTFEEVVAEKRALSANLYKAGGGAATSKKPKKKELKREKKQRQREQQRDASHDPEEDYSDGQSEEQASVEEEPGLSKQHVEFEPDAEIMHDQRRSSNAAEKENVPVGKKGKKEKRNAGKGGGAAAAAAASVAGILVNKNEPVAVKPATVEETPTLNNFEVRAPKDVVELKKQEQKERKEDNNNKQQAQKKNAAGSVAKKEKPVTGGVPSTADQEAPSVPKQILKQQQQQQNGSPKTQNNQVNNKTKQQQQQHQHQQKKQQKETLTAKELAQALEKLAEHQNQTIGVSALMNVFSRAELNRSEIQILIDYLLNKQQDMPASHAEWSDDICQKLKRQLEEKEKLLAEEQEASIGIQAKLRELRQEVNTERAQMHGRIQAYNDKLQAKEQELSAVNQELSSLNDKLTLERQQFQTLLREKQASSQDLVPQLQRLQQDLAHKEKCLADMTAFVSAETQQKNELIQQQAQQLLALEQQRDELEVRQNNSIYELEERKHVDAENGELKVELRNLHNALELVKTDLAQAQSELKHVRGGELQELRQQAATLEANNQTLNQQLSQATSSAVQATAAQSEQAQFQSDALAKKQQELSALQAQYGSLTEAQDKQQQHSSSLQSQVQELQQRAEQLVAREKQLLQELQEQREKNNQQQKDLQQQQKDLQQQKQDLQLQQQQQQQQKSVAAANGGNSSAKSEQQRIRDLYQRLYPEAVKAQAASALQASFDQWLEQVLATHIKQQQLELERKAAQNSSNKSTQSNNSSSSSNHNSSSTSSIPNNICSNNSSSNSKSSSSAASTAEQQQQQLELHKQNLQLRETNDKLTQLVTKTTNTLMDLEERAREQDEHWRGIVNQKEQLITKLQQHASNGEQDI, translated from the exons ATGGATTTCCACATACTGATCGTCATTGGTTGTGTGATCAGCGCCTCCCTGCTCTCCTTCCTGTTCATCAACAAGATCTTCAGGCGCAAGACCTTCGAGGAGGTCGTGGCCGAGAAGCGCGCGTTGAGCGCCAATCTGTACAAGGCCGGCGGAGGAGCAGCGACCAGCAAGAAGCCCAAGAAGAAGGAACTGAAGCGTGAGAAGAAGCAGCGCCAAAGGGAACAGCAGCGGGATGCCAGCCATGATCCCGAGGAGGATTACTCCGATGGCCAGTCCGAGGAGCAGGCTTCGGTCGAGGAGGAGCCCGGCCTGTCCAAGCAGCATGTGGAATTTGAGCCCGATGCAGAGATCATGCACGACCAGCGTAGGTCAAGCAATGCGGCCGAAAAGGAGAACGTCCCTGTAGGAAAGAAGGGCAAGAAGGAAAAGCGGAATGCTGGCAAGggtggaggagcagcagcagcagccgccgcaTCTGTGGCTGGCATTTTGGTCAACAAAAACGAGCCGGTGGCCGTCAAGCCCGCTACCGTCGAGGAGACTCCTACTTTGAATAATTTTGAGGTACGGGCTCCCAAGGACGTGGTCGAGCTAAAGAAGCAGGAGCAAAAGGAACGCAAagaggacaacaacaacaagcagcAGGCCCAGAAGAAGAACGCAGCCGGCAGTGTGGCCAAAAAGGAGAAGCCAGTCACTGGAGGAGTGCCCTCCACTGCTGACCAGGAGGCACCGTCCGTACCCAAACAGATACtgaagcaacagcagcaacagcagaacgGCTCGCCCAAGACCCAAAACAACCAAGTGAACAACAAGaccaaacagcaacagcagcagcaccagcaccagcagaagaagcagcagaaggagACGCTGACAGCCAAGGAACTGGCCCAGGCTTTGGAAAAACTGGCCGAGCATCAGAACCAAACGATTGGTGTCTCAGCCCTCATGAATGTTTTCTCCCGGGCCGAGCTGAATCGCTCCGAGATCCAGATTTTGATCGATTATCTGCTGAACAAGCAGCAGGATATGCCCGCCTCCCATGCCGAGTGGTCGGATGATATTTGCCAGAAATTGAAGCGCCAGctggaggagaaggagaagctaCTGGCCGAAGAGCAGGAGGCCTCCATTGGCATCCAGGCCAAGCTGCGCGAACTGCGCCAAGAGGTCAACACGGAGCGCGCCCAAATGCATGGTCGCATTCAGGCCTACAACGATAAGCTCCAGGccaaggagcaggagctgtCCGCCGTCAATCAGGAGTTGTCCAGTCTCAACGACAAGCTGACCCTCGAACGCCAACAATTCCAG ACCCTGCTGAGGGAAAAGCAGGCTAGTTCGCAGGATCTAGTGCCGCAGTTGCAGCGCCTGCAACAGGATCTGGCACACAAGGAGAAGTGCCTGGCCGACATGACCGCCTTCGTGAGCGCCGAGACGCAGCAGAAGAACGAGCTGATTCAGCAGCAGGCACAGCAACTGCTCGCCCTCGAGCAGCAGCGCGACGAGCTGGAGGTGCGCCAGAACAACAGTATCTACGAGCTGGAGGAGCGCAAGCACGTGGACGCGGAGAACGGCGAGCTGAAGGTGGAGCTGCGCAATCTCCACAATGCGTTGGAGTTGGTCAAAACCGATCTAGCGCAGGCCCAGTCGGAACTGAAGCACGTCCGGGGCGGAGAGCTGCAGGAGCTGCGCCAGCAGGCGGCCACTTTGGAGGCCAACAACCAGACACTCAACCAGCAGCTCAGCCAAGCCACAAGCAGCGCCGTACAGGCGACGGCCGCTCAGTCGGAGCAGGCCCAGTTCCAGTCCGATGCTTTGGCCAAGAAGCAGCAGGAGCTGAGTGCGCTGCAGGCCCAGTACGGATCGCTGACCGAGGCCCAggacaagcagcagcagcactccAGCAGCCTGCAATCGCAGGTGCAGGAGCTGCAACAACGCGCAGAGCAGCTGGTGGCAAGGGAAAAACAGCTGCTGCAGGAGTTGCAGGAACAGCGCGAGAAGAATAAT cagcaacagaaagatctgcaacagcaacagaaggATCtgcaacagcaaaagcaagatctgcagctgcaacagcaacagcaacaacagcaaaagtCCGTGGCGGCTGCCAATGGGGGAAACTCCTCCGCAAAGAGCGAACAGCAACGCATACGCGATCTTTACCAGCGTCTCTACCCTGAAGCGGTGAAAGCGCAGGCGGCCAGCGCACTGCAGGCTTCCTTTGATCAGTGGCTGGAGCAGGTCCTGGCCACACAcatcaagcagcagcagctggagctggagaggAAGGCGGCTCAAAATAGTAGTAATAAGTCCACACAATCAAACAATagtagcagtagcagcaaCCACAATAgtagcagcaccagcagcatcCCCAACAATATTTGTAGCAATAATAGTAGTTCGAATAGCaaatcctcctcctccgccgccTCCACTGCtgaacagcagcaacagcagctggaGCTGCACAAACAGAACCTGCAGCTGCGGGAAACGAACGACAAGCTGACGCAGCTGGTCACCAAAACG ACCAACACGCTGATGGACTTGGAGGAGCGTGCACGGGAGCAGGACGAGCATTGGCGTGGCATTGTTAACCAGAAGGAGCAGCTGATCACCAAGCTGCAACAGCATGCCTCAAATGGGGAGCAG GACATTTAA